In Candidatus Palauibacter soopunensis, the genomic stretch TCACGGCGCTGCACCACGCGGGGCTCGCCACCCTCACCCACACGCCGAGCCCCATGGGCTTCCTGAACAAGGTCCTCGACCGCCCCCCCAACGAACGGCCCTTCCTGTTGCTCGTCGTGGGCTATCCGGCGGACGACGCGCTCGTTCCGGACATCACGAAGAAGCCGCTGGACCGCATCGCCTCCCGCCGCTAGCGGGCGCCGGCTGACGGTCCGCCATTGGCGTTGAGGAACCGCTGCGCCCGTCGGCGGGCCGCGTGAAGCGGCGATTCTCGGGCGGAGGCCGCTTCCTCGAACATCTCTCGCAGTGACGACCCGATCTCGTCGACCTGGGCCCGGAGCCGCGTCTCGTCCCGCTCGCCCTGGTGGATGGCGGCGAAGGCGACCGCCCCCCCGGCGTTGATCACGTAGTCGGGGGCGTAAAGGATCCCGCGCTCGCGCAGCCTCTCCGCGTCGGCCTCCGAAAGAAGCTGGTTGTTCGCGGAACCGGCGACGATCCCACAGCGCAGGCGGGGGATCGTATCCGGATTCAGGGTCGCCCCGACAGCGCAGGGCGCGTACACGTCCACATCTACGTCCCAAATATCGCCGGCGGGGATGACCGTCCCCCCGAAGCGGGCCTGCGCCCGCTCGGCGGCGTCCTCGCGCAGGTCGGTCAGGTAGAGCGCCGCCCCGGCCTCGGCGAGAAGCCCGGCGAGCGGGAAGCCGACGTCGCCGAGCCCCTGCACGAGTACGGAGCGGGCGCCGACAGCCGCCTCGCCGAACCGGTGCGCGAGTGCGGCCCGGATCCCGGCGAACACGCCACGCGCCGTGTACGGCCCGGGATCGCCCGGCTTCCCGTCCACGAGGCCGACGGCGTACCCGGAGATGGCGCCGATACGGGCCATGTCCTCCGGGGTCGTACCCATGTCGACGCCGGTCTGGAAGGCGCCGCGGAGCGAGACGAGATGTGCCGCATATCGATCGACCAGGCCCGCGCGGGCTTCGTCGCCCAGGTCGTCCGGGATGGCGATGACCGCCTTGCCGCCGCCGAACCGAATGCCGACGCCCGCCCACTTCCAGGTCATGCCCTCGGCAAGGCGCATGGCGTCGATCAGACCGTCGACGGGCGCAGGATAGGAGGCCATCCGGGTTCCTCCGGCAGCCGGCCCCAGCCGCGTATCGTGCAGCGCGACGAACATCCAGGCCCCGGTGGCGGAGTCGAACGTGGTGACGACGGACTCGCCGTTCCACGCCTCGACGACATCGAGAAAGCTGCGGGTCATACATTCTCCATGTTCGATTCGTACGCCATCGCGTGCGCGAGCGCGGTCAGACTATCGCGCGCTGCCCGCCCGGGCGACATTGGAACATGTGGGGCGCGATCGCGTATCGGTGCTCGGGAGGAAGAGGGCGGCGACCGACCGGGAGGTGATGGGATGACGACACTGTTCTTCGGAGACATGCTCCCCCCGTCACGCGAGGCCGAGAGTCGCCGCGAACACGTCCTCGTCGGCACCGCCACTCCCGTCAAGCTCGATGTCCGGCCGATCGAACACCACCTGACTCCCCGGGGCAGCATCTGCATCGGAACCTTCCACGAAGACAGGCCGATCGGGCGCTGCGCCATCCCCCGAGACAGCGTGAAGGACTTCCTCGAGATGGACCTTTTCGACAGGCCGGTCGCGCTCGCGCTGAACGTCCGGAAGGGTGGTCCCGGCATGGAAGGCAGCCTGCTCGCGCTCGTGCCCATGGACCGGGCGTCGCCGGGCGGATCCGAGCGGGATGAGCCGTGGAGGGCCAGCGTCCCCGGCGCGGCGTACGACGACGCGATCAAGGCGGGCAGCGACGCCTCCGGGTCCACTCAACTGGTCGGGATCTTCCTCGGCGAGGTCGTGCGTTTCGAGGGCGACCGGCGGGAACCGGCGTCGATGCTGCGCGAAGCCGCCGACATGCTGGCGTGTGTCATCCGCGGCCAGGTGGACAGCGTCGGTGGCCGTGTGATCGAAGACCTGACCGCGCGCCCGGAGGGCTGACTCTTCCGGCACTCCGAAGTCAGGAAAACGGCTCGCCGTTGAAGCAGACATCCGTTCCCGGGCGACACCGGCACGAAGTCCGCGGAGGCAGGGCCGGAAGGTCGACGCCCAGTGCCGCCAGCGCCAGGTCGGCCAGCACCTCGGCGAACGTTTCATCGTCGTGCGGTACGCCGACGCGGCGAAACTCGAGGCCGAGTGCGGCGGCGTGCCCAGCGAGATCCACGTCCAGTTCCATCAGCGTCTCCGACTGCTCGTGCATGAAGCTGATGGGGTCGACGAGGATCTTCGCGACGCCCGGGAGGTGCTCCAGCGCGGTCTCGATGTTCGGCGGGGTCCATTCGATCCGCCGGTTCGTGTGGTTCTGGTAACCGAGCGTCCACGTGTTTACGTCCAGGGCGCGGGCCAGGGTTGCGCACCACTCCTCGACGTATTCCACGTAGCGGCTGCCCTCTTCGATGTACCGAAGCGGGGTGCCATGGGCGCTGAACACGAGACGGACCCCCGGATCGGTCAGGCTCCAGCCGGCTTCCGCGGCGGCGCGGCGGATCGCATCGGCGCGAAGACGTACGTAGAGGGGATGACGATGCCACCCGGTCACGCCGCGCACCTCGGGGCGCCATCCGATACGTTCGAGCGCTCTCTCGACTTCGTTCAGCGCCGCGACCGTGGTCGAAGGGCCGCAGAGCGGGTAGACGGGCAGAGGAACGACTGCCGCCGCCCCCGTCTCGCGCAAGCGGCGCAGAGCTTCCTCGATCGATGGCTCGGTGAACTGCATACCCACGGTCACGCTCATCGGGTGGCCACGGGTCTTCAGCGCCCGGTCGAGCGCGGCGCCCTGCGCCTCCGCCTGCCGATCGAGCGGTGAGCCACCGATCCTTTCGTAGACTTCGAGCAGACCGGGCGTCCGCCGCCGCGCAAGCTCGCGGCTTCGTGTACGGGCCGCCGCCATGTCCGTGTGCGGCTCCAGCCGCGCGTTCGCCAGAAAGATCCGCTCCAGGAAGCGGGTGACGGCGCCCGGGTCCGCTCCTCTCGGTTCGCCGAAGTTCAGGAGGAGGACGGCGGGTCGGGGTTGGAAGTTCGCCATCGCTCGAACATATCGGCGCGGTCCCCGGCTTGCCCGCGCCGGGAGCGTTCCGAACGTTGCCGCCTCCTTGCCGAACGCTGGAAGGGGGGAGGCATGCGGGTCGGAATCATCGGCGGAGGGATCACCGGGCTGGCGCTCACGCACGCCCTGGCGCGGCGTGGCGTCGACTCGAT encodes the following:
- a CDS encoding Glu/Leu/Phe/Val dehydrogenase dimerization domain-containing protein, with product MTRSFLDVVEAWNGESVVTTFDSATGAWMFVALHDTRLGPAAGGTRMASYPAPVDGLIDAMRLAEGMTWKWAGVGIRFGGGKAVIAIPDDLGDEARAGLVDRYAAHLVSLRGAFQTGVDMGTTPEDMARIGAISGYAVGLVDGKPGDPGPYTARGVFAGIRAALAHRFGEAAVGARSVLVQGLGDVGFPLAGLLAEAGAALYLTDLREDAAERAQARFGGTVIPAGDIWDVDVDVYAPCAVGATLNPDTIPRLRCGIVAGSANNQLLSEADAERLRERGILYAPDYVINAGGAVAFAAIHQGERDETRLRAQVDEIGSSLREMFEEAASARESPLHAARRRAQRFLNANGGPSAGAR
- the hemH gene encoding ferrochelatase — encoded protein: MANFQPRPAVLLLNFGEPRGADPGAVTRFLERIFLANARLEPHTDMAAARTRSRELARRRTPGLLEVYERIGGSPLDRQAEAQGAALDRALKTRGHPMSVTVGMQFTEPSIEEALRRLRETGAAAVVPLPVYPLCGPSTTVAALNEVERALERIGWRPEVRGVTGWHRHPLYVRLRADAIRRAAAEAGWSLTDPGVRLVFSAHGTPLRYIEEGSRYVEYVEEWCATLARALDVNTWTLGYQNHTNRRIEWTPPNIETALEHLPGVAKILVDPISFMHEQSETLMELDVDLAGHAAALGLEFRRVGVPHDDETFAEVLADLALAALGVDLPALPPRTSCRCRPGTDVCFNGEPFS